Proteins encoded by one window of Vibrio rumoiensis:
- a CDS encoding manganese efflux pump MntP — MLDVVLLALALSMDAFAVSIGLGAKLGTQTQKPSGLALKAGIYFGVFQALMPFIGFLGGHGVLGWIEDYAPYIAFILLLFIGAKMIYESFVEGIEEDIAQITHRVMLTLAIATSVDAMAAGFSLPLLDVNPFLACALIGIVTFLFSFIGVFIGRKSGTWLESKAELLGGIVLIAIAFKFLLV, encoded by the coding sequence ATGTTGGATGTGGTGTTGTTAGCCCTAGCGTTAAGTATGGATGCTTTTGCGGTATCGATTGGCTTGGGGGCCAAGTTAGGGACGCAAACCCAAAAGCCAAGTGGTTTGGCATTGAAAGCGGGCATTTACTTTGGGGTCTTTCAGGCTTTGATGCCTTTTATTGGATTCTTAGGTGGCCATGGGGTGTTGGGTTGGATTGAAGATTATGCGCCTTATATTGCGTTTATATTATTGTTGTTTATTGGCGCCAAAATGATTTACGAGTCATTTGTTGAAGGTATTGAAGAAGATATCGCGCAAATCACTCACCGTGTGATGTTAACTCTGGCGATCGCCACCAGTGTTGATGCGATGGCTGCTGGTTTCAGCTTACCACTATTGGATGTTAACCCATTTTTAGCGTGTGCTTTGATTGGTATTGTGACGTTTTTATTCAGCTTTATCGGTGTGTTTATTGGGCGTAAAAGTGGCACTTGGCTTGAAAGCAAAGCGGAGTTATTGGGTGGCATTGTTTTGATTGCTATCGCCTTTAAGTTTTTATTGGTTTAG
- the tusA gene encoding sulfurtransferase TusA — protein sequence MSFDPKNASKTLDALGLRCPEPVMMVRKTIRTMQDGEILLITADDPSTTRDIPSFCRFMDHQLLHASTDELPYLFAIKKGLN from the coding sequence ATGTCATTCGATCCTAAAAACGCCAGTAAAACATTGGATGCTCTAGGCTTGCGCTGCCCAGAACCTGTGATGATGGTCAGAAAGACCATTCGTACCATGCAAGATGGCGAAATATTATTAATCACCGCCGATGATCCATCGACTACTCGTGACATTCCGAGCTTCTGCCGCTTTATGGATCACCAACTATTACACGCGAGTACTGACGAACTGCCGTACCTGTTCGCGATCAAAAAAGGTTTAAACTAA